The Kiritimatiellaceae bacterium genome contains a region encoding:
- the uvrA gene encoding excinuclease ABC subunit UvrA, translated as MNTQWITVSGAREHNLKNITVRIPRNKLTVITGLSGSGKSSLAFDTLYAEGQRKYVESLSAYARQFLEQMQKPDVDTIEGLSPAISIEQRTAGSNPRSIVATTTEIHDYLRLLFPSIGKVHCPSCGKPIQRQSAENITEQLLQFPEKTKVMLLAPLVRGRKGKHEEIFAAAGRQGFVRVRVNGELYELDAIPNLDKNKKHTIEAVIDRLVIDPAARSRINDSVELALATGEGLMIAMIQSGDKWADRLYSEKNACLDCNISFETFTPKHFSFNSPYGACPTCHGLGNMLTFDEELVIPDETLPLEEAIHPWRRGGRRAIIYHKKLLAAVADQYGIPLSTPFNELPASFKKILFYGSGDEPISYFLRRHKIQKPFEGLIPNLQRSYTDSESETNQERLRAYMGNQRCTACNGARLRPETLACTVGGKNIYEICTLSIEQAQKFFAGLNLTKEEAVIARDILKEIQARLGFMMDVGLDYLTLDRESGTLSGGEAQRIRLATQIGSRLTGVLYVLDEPSIGLHQRDNDRLLATLKELRDLGNTVVVVEHDEQTIREADYVIDLGPGAGVHGGEIVFAGTPAQLLKAKNSLTSQYMRREIEIELPAARNKAAAGFIEIRGATENNLKNINVKIPLGLLTCVTGVSGSGKSTLVDDVLRRALYRRFFGSKERPGKHKELLGVEQIDKVIVIDQSPIGRTPRSNPVTYTGAFSIIRDLFTQLPASKVRGYGPGRFSFNVKGGRCEHCQGDGLLKIEMHFLPDVYVTCPQCTGKRYNRETLEVHYGGKNIAEVLAMTINEACEFFAAIPGIERKLRTLREVGLGYLCLGQSATTLSGGEAQRIKLSAELSKKATGKTLYILDEPTTGLHFADVHKLIQVLETLRDGGNTVLVIEHNLDVIKRADWLIDLGPEGGERGGRIVVAGTPEKVARTPESYTGKYLAEMLRN; from the coding sequence ATGAACACTCAGTGGATTACTGTCAGCGGGGCGCGGGAGCACAACCTGAAGAACATCACGGTGCGCATTCCCCGCAATAAACTCACCGTCATTACCGGACTAAGCGGTTCCGGCAAGTCGTCGCTGGCTTTCGACACGCTTTATGCCGAGGGACAGCGCAAATACGTCGAAAGCCTCTCCGCCTACGCCCGCCAGTTTCTCGAACAGATGCAAAAGCCGGACGTGGACACCATCGAAGGTCTTTCGCCCGCCATTTCGATTGAACAGCGTACCGCCGGATCCAACCCGCGCTCCATCGTCGCCACCACCACCGAAATCCACGACTATCTCCGCCTGCTGTTTCCGAGCATTGGAAAAGTCCACTGCCCTTCCTGCGGCAAACCGATCCAGCGGCAGAGCGCCGAAAACATCACCGAGCAGCTTTTACAGTTTCCGGAAAAAACAAAAGTGATGCTGCTTGCGCCGCTGGTGCGCGGACGGAAAGGAAAACACGAGGAAATTTTCGCCGCCGCCGGACGGCAGGGATTTGTCCGCGTCCGCGTCAACGGCGAACTCTACGAGCTCGACGCCATTCCCAATCTCGACAAAAATAAAAAGCACACGATCGAAGCCGTCATCGACCGGCTGGTGATTGATCCCGCCGCGCGCAGCCGGATCAACGACTCCGTCGAACTGGCGCTCGCCACCGGCGAAGGGCTGATGATCGCGATGATTCAAAGCGGCGACAAATGGGCGGACCGCCTCTACTCCGAAAAGAACGCCTGCCTTGATTGCAACATCAGTTTTGAAACGTTCACGCCGAAACACTTTTCTTTCAACAGTCCGTACGGCGCCTGCCCGACCTGCCACGGCCTCGGCAATATGCTCACGTTCGATGAAGAGCTGGTCATTCCCGACGAAACACTGCCGCTCGAAGAAGCCATCCATCCGTGGCGGCGCGGCGGACGCCGCGCCATCATCTATCACAAAAAACTGCTGGCCGCCGTCGCCGACCAGTATGGCATTCCGCTCAGCACACCGTTTAACGAACTGCCCGCCTCGTTCAAAAAAATTCTCTTCTACGGCTCCGGCGACGAGCCGATCAGCTATTTCCTGCGCCGCCACAAAATTCAAAAGCCGTTTGAGGGACTCATCCCGAATCTCCAGCGGAGCTACACCGATTCCGAAAGCGAAACCAATCAAGAACGGCTGCGAGCTTACATGGGCAACCAGCGCTGCACCGCCTGTAACGGCGCGCGCCTGCGCCCCGAAACGCTGGCCTGCACCGTCGGCGGAAAAAACATTTACGAAATCTGCACCCTCTCCATCGAACAGGCGCAGAAATTTTTCGCCGGCCTGAACCTGACAAAAGAAGAGGCCGTCATCGCCCGCGATATCCTGAAGGAAATCCAGGCGCGCCTCGGCTTCATGATGGATGTCGGCCTCGACTACCTCACGCTCGACCGTGAAAGCGGTACGCTCTCCGGCGGAGAAGCGCAACGCATCCGGCTCGCCACACAGATCGGCTCGCGCCTGACCGGCGTGCTCTATGTTCTCGACGAACCGAGTATCGGTCTGCACCAGCGCGATAACGACCGCCTGCTCGCCACGCTCAAGGAACTGCGCGATCTCGGCAATACGGTCGTCGTCGTTGAACACGACGAGCAAACGATCCGCGAAGCCGACTATGTGATCGACCTCGGCCCCGGCGCGGGCGTCCACGGCGGCGAAATTGTTTTTGCCGGAACACCGGCGCAACTGCTCAAAGCCAAAAACTCGCTGACCTCACAATATATGCGCCGCGAAATTGAAATCGAACTGCCCGCCGCGCGGAATAAAGCCGCCGCCGGGTTCATCGAGATTCGCGGTGCGACAGAAAATAACCTCAAGAACATCAACGTCAAAATTCCGCTCGGACTGCTCACCTGCGTCACCGGAGTTTCCGGTTCCGGCAAGAGCACGCTGGTAGATGACGTGCTGCGACGCGCCCTCTACCGTCGCTTCTTCGGCTCCAAAGAGCGCCCCGGCAAACACAAAGAACTGCTCGGCGTCGAGCAGATCGACAAGGTGATCGTCATCGACCAGTCGCCGATCGGCCGTACGCCGCGCAGCAATCCAGTGACTTATACCGGCGCGTTCTCCATCATCCGCGACCTGTTTACACAACTGCCCGCCTCCAAAGTGCGCGGCTACGGGCCAGGCCGTTTCAGCTTTAACGTCAAAGGCGGACGGTGCGAACACTGTCAGGGCGACGGCTTGCTGAAAATCGAAATGCATTTCCTGCCGGACGTTTATGTCACCTGCCCGCAGTGCACCGGTAAACGCTATAACCGCGAAACGCTGGAGGTGCATTATGGCGGTAAAAACATCGCCGAAGTGCTCGCGATGACCATCAACGAAGCGTGCGAATTTTTCGCCGCCATTCCCGGCATCGAACGCAAACTGCGTACGCTCCGCGAAGTCGGCCTCGGCTATCTCTGCCTCGGTCAGTCCGCCACCACGCTTTCCGGCGGCGAAGCCCAGCGCATCAAGCTGTCAGCTGAGCTCAGCAAAAAAGCGACTGGCAAAACACTCTACATCCTCGACGAGCCGACCACCGGTCTGCACTTCGCCGATGTTCATAAACTCATCCAGGTATTGGAAACCTTGCGCGACGGCGGCAACACCGTGCTGGTGATTGAACATAATCTCGACGTCATTAAACGCGCTGACTGGCTGATCGACCTCGGCCCCGAAGGCGGCGAGCGCGGCGGAAGAATTGTCGTCGCCGGAACGCCGGAGAAAGTTGCCAGAACTCCCGAATCCTATACCGGCAAATATCTGGCTGAAATGCTGAGGAATTGA
- a CDS encoding PEP-CTERM sorting domain-containing protein (PEP-CTERM proteins occur, often in large numbers, in the proteomes of bacteria that also encode an exosortase, a predicted intramembrane cysteine proteinase. The presence of a PEP-CTERM domain at a protein's C-terminus predicts cleavage within the sorting domain, followed by covalent anchoring to some some component of the (usually Gram-negative) cell surface. Many PEP-CTERM proteins exhibit an unusual sequence composition that includes large numbers of potential glycosylation sites. Expression of one such protein has been shown restore the ability of a bacterium to form floc, a type of biofilm.), whose product MRLSAFFVAAVLISATSFGTVINQIGTYTNWTSTWTSLGGYDADNGVDSTAEFVGNAATPGLYYANNGSYVMFRMRVDQSPYQEDLGTHLVLIDILGNGVSGIDYAFSWDSYSKNNAWHGLEMNVRHTVGSTWGTTDVTDNDGSEGSKLATDINGGGRTTDGYIRTTDNQATANFSDTTFIDFAVAWSYLETYTSLRQNQSWSIQLASINGGTDHSNFNADIGGGANLSDSPTVGWSSPVAVPEPATALLLALGGGLTWLLRLKQRC is encoded by the coding sequence ATGCGCTTATCAGCTTTTTTTGTCGCGGCGGTTCTTATCTCGGCAACAAGTTTCGGCACAGTGATCAATCAGATCGGAACCTATACCAACTGGACTTCAACATGGACTTCGCTTGGCGGCTATGACGCCGATAACGGGGTAGATTCAACAGCCGAATTTGTCGGCAATGCCGCAACCCCCGGCCTCTATTACGCTAACAACGGCTCTTATGTGATGTTCCGCATGCGAGTAGATCAAAGCCCCTATCAGGAGGATCTGGGCACACACCTTGTGCTGATTGATATTTTAGGTAATGGCGTAAGTGGTATCGACTACGCCTTTTCATGGGACAGTTACTCTAAAAATAATGCATGGCACGGACTGGAAATGAACGTCCGCCACACCGTGGGATCGACATGGGGCACCACTGACGTGACGGATAATGACGGCAGTGAAGGATCCAAACTAGCCACCGATATCAATGGCGGCGGACGTACAACCGACGGCTATATCCGCACAACCGACAACCAAGCTACGGCCAATTTTAGCGACACTACATTCATTGACTTCGCCGTAGCCTGGAGCTATCTGGAAACCTATACCAGCCTCAGACAAAATCAGAGCTGGAGCATTCAACTGGCCAGCATCAACGGCGGGACGGATCATAGTAACTTCAATGCTGATATCGGCGGTGGTGCCAATCTTTCAGATTCTCCAACCGTCGGCTGGAGCAGCCCCGTCGCTGTTCCCGAACCGGCTACAGCCCTTCTGCTGGCTCTCGGCGGCGGATTAACCTGGCTCTTGCGACTGAAACAGCGGTGTTAA
- a CDS encoding NUDIX hydrolase, which translates to MYEKTLRTKTVFEGRILSLDVLDVELAGGRTGTREIIRHGPAVAVIARRRDGRFVFIRQFRKAMERICFEVMAGNVDFGEAAEAAAIRELKEETGYSPDSIRFLSSIYPSVGYCTERIDIFYADVHEPGETDFDPDENIETVLVTEKEMDSMIRAGKVDDAKTLAVWALYKAHS; encoded by the coding sequence ATGTACGAGAAAACGCTTAGAACGAAAACGGTTTTTGAAGGACGCATCCTGAGTCTGGATGTGCTGGATGTTGAACTGGCGGGCGGGCGAACCGGAACGCGCGAGATTATCCGCCACGGCCCGGCGGTGGCAGTAATCGCCCGGCGGCGCGACGGCCGGTTTGTGTTTATCCGCCAGTTCCGCAAAGCCATGGAACGGATTTGTTTTGAAGTGATGGCGGGAAATGTCGATTTCGGTGAGGCGGCGGAAGCCGCCGCTATCCGCGAACTGAAAGAGGAAACCGGTTATTCGCCGGATTCCATCCGCTTTCTTTCCTCGATTTATCCGTCGGTCGGCTACTGCACCGAGCGGATTGACATCTTCTATGCCGACGTTCATGAACCCGGCGAAACCGACTTTGATCCGGACGAAAACATCGAAACCGTCCTCGTCACCGAAAAGGAAATGGATTCCATGATCCGCGCCGGAAAGGTAGATGATGCCAAAACCCTCGCCGTCTGGGCGCTCTACAAAGCGCATTCGTAA
- a CDS encoding deoxyguanosinetriphosphate triphosphohydrolase: MTHARQEWEKLEARDLAPYAAHSARSLGRLYPEPDHPVRPCFQRDRDRILHSRCFRRLEYKTQVFVNGTADHYRTRLTHTIEMAAVGRTLARAFHVNEDLTETICLAHDVGHSPFGHRGEDVLDDLMKDHGGFDHNLQSLRAVEKLEYQYPGFCGLNLSWEVRSGLLKHEASRPDAELDGHPIGPFQYLEAQIADVADDITYHAHDVDDGLEAGLITLDQLEKQAFWKLAAARTREQYAALDAGHFLRITIRNLLDLQAQDVLREGHLRIEKHNPKTIAAVMTAPERLITFGSEMGGLLDEFSKFMYRQLYEHPTVLDANHEAVALMRGLFLHYVKHPEAMGKKAQTRIPEEGLMRTVCDYVAGCTDRYALEECIKYGIGA; the protein is encoded by the coding sequence ATGACACACGCCCGACAGGAATGGGAAAAACTCGAAGCGCGCGACCTTGCGCCGTACGCCGCGCACAGCGCCCGCAGTCTGGGCCGCCTCTATCCGGAGCCGGATCATCCGGTTCGTCCCTGCTTTCAGCGCGACCGCGACCGTATTCTGCACAGCCGTTGCTTCCGTCGCTTGGAATATAAAACGCAGGTTTTTGTCAACGGAACCGCTGACCACTACCGCACGCGCCTGACCCACACGATCGAAATGGCCGCCGTCGGACGGACGCTGGCCCGCGCCTTTCACGTCAACGAAGACCTGACCGAAACCATTTGTCTGGCACACGATGTCGGCCACAGTCCGTTCGGCCACCGCGGCGAAGATGTGCTCGACGATCTGATGAAAGATCACGGCGGATTTGATCATAACCTGCAAAGCTTGCGCGCTGTCGAAAAACTCGAATATCAGTATCCCGGGTTCTGCGGACTGAACCTTTCATGGGAAGTACGCTCCGGACTGCTCAAACACGAAGCCTCCCGCCCCGACGCCGAACTCGACGGTCATCCGATCGGCCCGTTCCAATATCTGGAAGCCCAGATCGCCGACGTCGCCGATGACATCACCTATCACGCTCACGACGTGGACGACGGACTTGAAGCCGGACTTATCACGCTCGACCAGCTCGAAAAGCAGGCCTTCTGGAAACTGGCCGCCGCCCGCACCCGCGAGCAGTATGCCGCGCTCGACGCCGGACATTTCCTGCGCATCACCATCCGCAACCTGCTCGACCTGCAGGCGCAGGACGTTCTGCGCGAAGGACATCTGCGCATTGAAAAGCACAATCCGAAGACAATCGCCGCCGTCATGACCGCGCCGGAACGGCTCATCACGTTCGGCAGTGAAATGGGTGGACTGCTCGACGAATTTTCAAAGTTTATGTACCGCCAGCTCTACGAACATCCGACGGTTCTGGACGCCAACCATGAAGCCGTCGCCCTGATGCGCGGACTTTTCCTGCACTACGTCAAACATCCGGAAGCGATGGGGAAAAAAGCACAGACGCGGATTCCGGAAGAAGGACTCATGCGCACCGTCTGCGACTACGTCGCCGGCTGCACCGACCGTTACGCCCTCGAAGAATGTATCAAGTACGGCATCGGCGCGTAG
- the prmC gene encoding peptide chain release factor N(5)-glutamine methyltransferase translates to MNDLIKQLEARLAAAGSGNAKRAAEELAAHVMGCRPLEIYFKTITPEQQAELEKLIVRAEQGEPIQYIIGHVDFRGLEIRCDRRALIPRPETELLVQAVLDNVDATPSSRTKQTKRDPPSPKATARRDEGVASTLKIVDVGSGTGCIALALLSELPNAEVVAVDVSSDALALAKENAERLGFGGRFTAVQGNLLNVDATTPSRCKQEKRDPPSPEATARRDEGVAFTFFAEASLDIVVSNPPYILSGVCKTLDPSVRDFEPKLALDGGADGLDLVRPLVEQAAWVLKPGGGIFLEIGYDQGLAVALILKDAGFQRVEIKKDYAGLDRIVIGFRR, encoded by the coding sequence ATGAATGATTTAATCAAACAACTTGAAGCGCGGCTGGCGGCGGCGGGTAGCGGGAACGCGAAGCGCGCCGCCGAGGAGCTTGCCGCGCATGTGATGGGTTGCAGGCCGCTCGAAATTTATTTCAAAACCATCACGCCGGAGCAGCAGGCGGAGCTCGAAAAACTGATTGTCCGCGCAGAGCAGGGCGAGCCGATCCAATACATTATCGGTCACGTCGATTTCCGAGGTTTGGAAATCCGCTGCGACCGCCGCGCGCTGATTCCCAGGCCCGAAACTGAACTTCTCGTTCAGGCTGTTTTGGATAACGTAGACGCGACGCCCTCGTCGCGTACAAAACAGACGAAACGCGATCCGCCTTCGCCTAAGGCTACGGCGCGACGCGACGAGGGCGTCGCGTCTACGTTAAAGATCGTGGACGTTGGCTCTGGTACTGGTTGCATTGCGTTGGCGTTGCTTTCGGAACTGCCGAACGCTGAAGTTGTCGCGGTCGATGTTTCGTCGGATGCGCTGGCGCTGGCAAAAGAGAATGCCGAGCGGCTGGGATTCGGCGGCCGGTTTACTGCTGTGCAGGGAAATCTTCTCAATGTAGACGCGACGACCCCGTCGCGTTGTAAACAGGAGAAACGCGATCCGCCTTCGCCTGAGGCTACGGCGCGACGCGACGAGGGCGTCGCGTTTACATTTTTTGCGGAGGCTTCGCTCGACATCGTGGTTTCGAATCCGCCGTACATTCTTTCCGGTGTCTGCAAAACGTTGGATCCGTCTGTGCGCGACTTTGAGCCGAAGCTGGCGCTCGACGGCGGCGCGGACGGCCTCGATCTGGTTCGTCCGCTGGTTGAACAGGCGGCTTGGGTTCTGAAACCCGGCGGCGGCATCTTTCTTGAAATCGGTTACGACCAAGGTCTTGCCGTTGCCCTGATATTGAAAGATGCTGGTTTCCAACGGGTTGAGATCAAAAAAGACTACGCCGGACTCGATCGTATCGTCATCGGTTTCCGGCGCTAA
- a CDS encoding DeoR/GlpR transcriptional regulator, which translates to MTSAFSDRKKAILDMLAEDSSVSVSTLAQVLGVSVVTIRTDLGALEEEGFIVRTHGGAMPAFHPHILDRMRQSKDSKAAIAKVAAEKIQDGDTVIISAGTTTALIAKYLLGKRNIHIVTNNTLLLTYARTNPQLRVTLVGGEFRPSEEGLVGPLAIQSLDQVFVSKAFIGVDGISVKHGFTAHLVESADLVRKMAQQAQQVYAICDSSKFGNPGFARILPFDGVDGLITDAGLSTEFEKDLREAGVSIYKAEL; encoded by the coding sequence TTGACTTCAGCTTTTTCAGACCGCAAGAAAGCCATTCTCGACATGCTTGCCGAGGATAGCAGCGTGAGTGTTTCGACGCTCGCGCAGGTGCTTGGCGTCAGCGTGGTCACAATCCGCACCGATCTTGGCGCGCTGGAAGAAGAAGGTTTTATTGTTCGCACCCATGGCGGCGCCATGCCGGCTTTCCATCCGCACATTCTCGACCGGATGCGCCAGAGCAAAGACAGCAAAGCGGCGATTGCCAAAGTTGCGGCAGAAAAAATTCAGGACGGCGACACCGTCATTATTTCTGCGGGAACCACCACGGCGCTGATTGCCAAATATCTGCTGGGCAAACGCAACATCCACATTGTCACCAACAACACGCTGCTGCTGACCTACGCCCGAACCAACCCGCAACTGCGCGTCACACTGGTCGGCGGCGAATTCCGTCCGTCGGAAGAAGGACTGGTCGGTCCGCTGGCGATCCAATCGCTGGATCAGGTTTTTGTTTCCAAAGCATTCATCGGCGTGGACGGAATTTCCGTCAAGCACGGGTTTACGGCGCATCTGGTGGAAAGCGCTGATCTGGTGCGCAAAATGGCGCAGCAGGCGCAGCAGGTATATGCCATTTGCGATTCCAGCAAGTTCGGCAATCCGGGCTTTGCGCGGATTCTGCCGTTTGACGGCGTGGACGGACTGATCACGGATGCCGGGCTGAGCACTGAATTTGAAAAGGATCTGCGCGAAGCAGGTGTGAGTATTTACAAAGCGGAACTTTAA
- a CDS encoding 2-oxo acid dehydrogenase subunit E2 has translation MATEILMPRQGQSVESCIIAGWKVKEGDTVAEGQALCEVETDKATFEVPAPAAGTMLGIFYADGADVPVLKVIAAIGKPGEDVSGLRPEEPQNIEQKTSKEEVKDPSAVQVSTFNIQRSGSVTGLASPRAKRLAESKGVDIAVIPGTGPEGRVIERDVKAALAGQAPLSPAAKAKIAAIGSGIGGRILSSDVQAPSAAPAPVPAAPEVSYSAEQMGALKEIAVKGVRKLVAGRMLNSMQTTAQLTMHTSADARAILAARKQFKDSTDKAGITINDLVLYAVAQTLVNFPELNAYWLGSKMVQFENVHLGFAVDTPRGLMVPVIRFANKLSLEEIAAEAKRLGSACIKGTVDPDALKGGTFTVTNLGAAGIEMFTPVLNAPEVGILGICSVQPKPVMNKEGGVGFIPHMGLSITFNHCATDGAPAGRFLAAMRDTLAGLKF, from the coding sequence ATGGCAACAGAAATTTTGATGCCCCGGCAGGGTCAATCCGTTGAGTCCTGCATCATCGCCGGCTGGAAAGTGAAAGAGGGCGACACGGTTGCCGAAGGTCAGGCGCTGTGCGAAGTCGAAACCGACAAAGCGACCTTTGAAGTTCCAGCGCCTGCCGCCGGAACCATGCTTGGAATTTTTTATGCGGACGGCGCAGACGTGCCCGTTTTGAAAGTGATCGCAGCCATCGGCAAGCCGGGCGAAGATGTTTCCGGCCTGCGGCCGGAAGAACCGCAGAATATTGAACAGAAAACTTCGAAGGAAGAAGTGAAAGACCCTTCTGCGGTTCAGGTTTCAACATTCAATATTCAGCGTTCTGGTTCAGTGACCGGATTGGCTTCGCCTCGGGCAAAGCGTTTGGCTGAGAGCAAAGGCGTCGATATCGCAGTAATTCCGGGAACTGGACCGGAAGGTCGCGTAATCGAACGCGACGTCAAAGCCGCGCTCGCCGGACAGGCTCCGCTTTCGCCCGCCGCCAAGGCGAAGATTGCCGCAATCGGTAGCGGTATCGGCGGACGGATTCTTTCGTCTGACGTTCAGGCTCCGTCTGCCGCGCCCGCACCGGTTCCGGCGGCACCGGAAGTCAGCTATAGCGCTGAACAGATGGGTGCGCTGAAAGAAATTGCGGTCAAAGGTGTACGAAAACTTGTCGCCGGCCGGATGCTCAACTCCATGCAGACGACTGCGCAGCTCACCATGCACACGTCGGCGGATGCGCGCGCGATTCTTGCAGCCCGCAAACAGTTCAAGGATTCTACCGACAAAGCCGGAATCACCATCAACGATCTGGTGCTCTATGCTGTCGCACAGACGCTGGTTAACTTTCCCGAACTCAACGCCTACTGGCTCGGTAGCAAAATGGTGCAGTTCGAAAACGTCCATCTCGGTTTTGCGGTCGATACACCGCGCGGCCTGATGGTGCCGGTTATCCGCTTCGCTAATAAACTTTCGCTCGAAGAGATCGCTGCGGAAGCCAAGCGGCTTGGCTCGGCCTGTATCAAAGGAACGGTTGATCCTGATGCGCTCAAAGGCGGAACGTTTACGGTCACCAACCTCGGCGCGGCGGGCATTGAAATGTTCACGCCGGTGCTGAACGCGCCGGAAGTCGGTATTCTCGGTATCTGCTCCGTGCAGCCCAAGCCGGTGATGAATAAAGAGGGCGGAGTCGGCTTCATTCCGCACATGGGACTTTCAATCACCTTTAACCACTGCGCAACTGACGGAGCTCCCGCCGGACGCTTCCTCGCCGCTATGCGCGACACGCTTGCCGGTCTGAAATTTTAA
- the lpdA gene encoding dihydrolipoyl dehydrogenase: protein MTPENSASAEFDIIIIGAGPGGYVMAERAGHLGKKVLLVEKEHLGGVCLNCGCIPTKTLLNSAKHYVHAKEAPEFGVTTGEVKFDITKAMAWKKEVIETLRGGIGFMMKKNKVTVVTGSAKLLGPRKVQVGDKIYEGTDVVIATGSSPFVPPIPGAKQPHVMTSTEILNITEMPKTLTVIGGGVIGVEFASFFSSLGVKVDVIEMLEEIIPFMDRAQAKEFRKALKGKVEFNLGCKVTAIDGHDVKYTNAKGESNSIQADIVLMSVGRVPNLAGMGFEEAKLDFDRRGIKVDEQQRTNLPNVYAIGDVTGKSQLAHSATRMGEVALNTICGQRDRFRMNAIPWAVYSMPEVAGCGYTEEQAQAAGHKVKTASLPLTMSGRFLAENGKRGPGSVKVIKDADTDVLLGVHMVGAGCSEMIYGAAVMIEAELRVKDIREIVFPHPTVGEVIRDTMFAL from the coding sequence CTGACTCCTGAAAATTCAGCGTCAGCTGAATTTGACATCATCATCATCGGCGCGGGCCCCGGCGGGTACGTCATGGCTGAGCGCGCCGGACACCTCGGCAAGAAAGTTCTGCTGGTTGAAAAAGAACATCTCGGCGGCGTCTGCCTGAACTGCGGCTGTATTCCGACCAAGACGCTACTCAACTCCGCCAAGCATTATGTCCACGCCAAGGAAGCGCCGGAATTCGGCGTGACCACCGGCGAAGTCAAATTCGACATCACCAAGGCGATGGCCTGGAAAAAAGAAGTGATCGAAACACTGCGCGGCGGCATCGGCTTCATGATGAAGAAGAACAAGGTCACCGTGGTGACCGGCAGCGCGAAGCTCCTCGGCCCGCGCAAGGTGCAGGTTGGCGACAAAATTTACGAAGGCACCGACGTGGTGATCGCTACCGGTTCATCGCCGTTTGTTCCGCCGATTCCCGGCGCGAAGCAGCCGCACGTGATGACCAGCACGGAAATTCTGAACATCACCGAAATGCCGAAAACACTGACCGTCATCGGCGGCGGCGTGATCGGTGTCGAGTTCGCCAGCTTCTTCAGCAGTCTCGGCGTCAAAGTCGACGTCATCGAAATGCTTGAAGAAATTATTCCGTTCATGGATCGCGCTCAGGCCAAGGAATTCCGCAAAGCGCTCAAAGGCAAAGTGGAATTCAATCTCGGCTGCAAAGTCACGGCGATTGACGGCCACGATGTGAAATACACAAACGCTAAAGGCGAATCGAACTCCATTCAGGCGGACATTGTGCTGATGTCGGTCGGCCGCGTTCCGAATCTGGCCGGTATGGGCTTTGAAGAAGCGAAGCTCGATTTCGACCGGCGCGGCATCAAGGTGGACGAACAGCAGCGAACCAATCTGCCGAACGTTTACGCCATCGGCGACGTGACCGGTAAATCGCAGCTGGCGCACTCCGCGACCCGCATGGGCGAAGTAGCGCTCAACACGATCTGCGGACAGCGCGACCGTTTCCGTATGAACGCGATTCCGTGGGCCGTTTATTCCATGCCCGAAGTGGCCGGTTGCGGTTATACCGAAGAACAGGCGCAGGCCGCCGGGCACAAAGTCAAAACCGCTTCACTGCCGCTGACGATGAGCGGGCGCTTCCTCGCCGAAAACGGCAAGCGCGGCCCCGGCTCCGTCAAAGTCATCAAAGACGCCGATACCGACGTACTGCTCGGCGTTCACATGGTCGGCGCAGGCTGTTCCGAAATGATTTACGGCGCGGCGGTGATGATCGAAGCCGAGCTGCGGGTGAAAGACATCCGCGAAATTGTTTTCCCGCATCCGACGGTCGGCGAAGTGATTCGCGATACCATGTTTGCACTGTAA
- a CDS encoding four helix bundle protein → MSKEEKFDLEERLIDFAARCIKVANSLPNTQAGLHLSGQLTRSGTSPALNYGEAQGAESRKDFVHKMRICLKELRETRICLRIIIRSEMFSEEKLQALIDETNELISIFVTSIKTAKANMNRTS, encoded by the coding sequence ATGTCGAAGGAAGAAAAGTTTGACCTTGAAGAACGGCTGATTGATTTTGCGGCACGTTGCATCAAGGTTGCGAATTCCTTGCCGAACACGCAGGCAGGTCTGCATCTGTCCGGACAACTGACGCGCAGCGGTACTTCGCCGGCTTTGAATTACGGGGAAGCGCAAGGTGCTGAATCCCGTAAGGATTTTGTTCACAAGATGAGAATCTGTCTGAAAGAGCTTCGGGAGACTCGCATCTGTCTGAGGATTATTATTCGTTCCGAGATGTTCAGTGAAGAAAAGCTTCAAGCGCTTATCGATGAAACCAATGAGCTGATTTCAATTTTTGTAACCAGTATTAAAACCGCAAAGGCGAATATGAACCGAACTTCGTAA